One Drosophila kikkawai strain 14028-0561.14 chromosome 3L, DkikHiC1v2, whole genome shotgun sequence genomic window carries:
- the LOC108078827 gene encoding uncharacterized protein: MEASVPYALFLHRQELRRRQMLYTQVSKTKIQLTKELIAEQKQRLSSCSPEDLQILSREQQFKRQLQQKLKHRNKQLKAIAKQQEKRCLDIDR, encoded by the coding sequence ATGGAAGCATCCGTCCCCTACGCTCTGTTTTTGCATCGCCAGGAGCTGCGTCGCCGCCAGATGCTCTACACCCAAGTGTCCAAGACCAAGATCCAGCTGACCAAGGAGCTGATCGCCGAGCAGAAGCAGCGACTGTCCTCCTGCAGTCCCGAGGATCTGCAGATCCTTAGTCGGGAGCAGCAATTCAAGCGTCAGCTCCAGCAGAAGCTCAAGCATCGCAACAAGCAGCTGAAGGCCATTGCCAAGCAACAGGAAAAGCGGTGCTTAGACATAGATAGATAA